The following DNA comes from Bacteroidales bacterium.
ATGTTACAACTTCTTAAAAAAGATTCATTATCTGGAAAAGATAAGGATTCGTTATGCTTCGCTTCAAGTGTTTTATATTGATTTAGTCGTTTATGGGTTAAGTCATTTTTTTCTACTTTGTTATAATAATTAAATAAATCGTTTATAATTGATGGCTCATGACACATTATTCCATCACAATAGTGTTCAACTTCTTTCAAGTTTTGAATATTGTCATCTATAAATAGAACGTTAGGAAACCTTAATGACATTGAAGAAACTATATCGTATACTCTTTGTCCTTTTGGATTCCAATCAATTGACTTAAAAACAAAATAACTATCAATCCCAAATTCTTTAAGTTTTGATTCTACTGGTTCGATATCGTTTTTTGAACAAATTGAATTAATAATTCCACAATCTGTTAGTAACTTAATAAGGTTTATATTTTGTGATGAAATATGTACTTCTCCTTCAGAAAGAGTACCTTCCCATAATGTTTCATCTAGATCCCAAATTATTAGTTTTATTTTTCTAAAATCTATATTTTTATTCATTTCTATTATGTTACTGATATTAAATAATTTTATTATAACGGAAATAACTATATTACTATATTAATTGTCTCTTGTAAAGATAGTTTGGAATTTAAAAATGTATTTAGGACCCAAGACACAGCCTATAAATGTTTTAAATTTTAGAATAAAAGGAATATTCTTAGTGCATTTATACCATTCTTTAAATGTTATTCTAATAAAAAAATTATTATTATAAAATTGACAAATATCATTAGTGTAATATCTTCTAATCATTGCGGAATAATTCCACATCGTACAAATATAATTTTTGATAACTAAAGATCTTAAATCTTTATAATTATATGTATATGATAAATATTTGTAATAACTATCAAGAATAGAACAAATCTTTTTATATGGTATAGCAGAATTTGATATAGAGCCTTCTCTATACCTATAACCATAATATCCAATTTCCGAAACTTGCAATTTATTAGTATTTTCCACAATTTGTGGTATTATGGCAATATCCTCGCTAATTTGCCCTAAAGGGAAACGTATATTTTTAAATATTTCTGTTTTAAAAACCTTATCACAACAACTAACATGTATATTTTCTGTTAAATATCCTTCCAATATATCTTGTTTGTTACAATATGTTTTAAAAGGATATTCTCGTTGGTATTCTTCAGTAGATTTCCATTTATGAATAACATCGTACTGAACTATATCAATAGAATTATCATTATTGAAAATCGTTATTATTTTGTCGTATATATCATTTTTTAGTAATACATCATCACTATCTATAAATGTTATATATTCCCCTTTTGCAACGTCTATGCCAGCATTTCTTGCAGAACTTAACCCTCCATTCTCTTTATGAATAACCTTAATTCTTTTGTCTATTATAGCATATTCATCACAAATATTTCCGCTGTTATCGGTACTACCATCATCTACAAGAATTAATTCCCAATTTTTATAAGTTTGGGATAAAATGCTATCAATACATTCTGTGATGTATTCTTCTACATTATATATAGGAACTATTATGCTGATTTTAGGAGCGTTATTCATAATACATTTGTTCTTTATGTTTATAATTATTACTTAAATAACCGAATGCCTCAAAAACTAAAGATTTTTTTAGCCGAAAAATCTTTATATACTTTTGAGGCATACAATTTATTTAACCTTGCTATAAATAATCCTTAAACCGAATTTTCAAATTTTGTCTTATGTGAAAAATTCTGCTCTTTACCGTACCTATAGGAATATTCAAATCATTGGCAATATCCTTATATTTATAACCTTCCACATACATTTCAAAAGGAATTTGATACTCTTCGGGAAAAGAAGCAATTACATTTTTAATCTCTTTTACAGTATAAGTATAGTCTGGATTATAACCATCCGAAGAATTTAAAAGATTTAACGAGATAAAATCGTTTGTAGAATCAACTAATGATCTAAAACGCTTAACTTTTAGATAATCATTAATAAAAATATTTTTCATAATAGTAAAAGCCCATCCCTCAAGATTTGTATTCTCAATAAACCTACCTCTGTTATAAAGAGCCTTTAAAATTGTATCTTGCAACAGATCTAACGCACAATCCCTATCGGATGTAAACTTAAAGGCAAAATTGAAGAGTCTGTCATGCATCTCCAATAACCTCTTAACAAACAAATCTTCACCAACACTCATTACAATAAAATCTTATCTTTATCCATTTATGAACAAAAATATATAAAAAATATTTAATATCTGATTTTTATGACAAAAAAATACTTAATTCTTGATTTTTAAGTAAATAAGGTGTCTATACCCTCTATAAATAATCTTTACGAAATATTTTAAATTTACGACTTATAAAAAATATTCTACTCTTTACCGTACCCAAAGGAATATTCAAATTATTAGCAATATCCTTATAATTATAACCTGCCACATACAACGAGAAGGGGATTCTATAATCCTTAGGAAATAAAGCAATAGCATTACTAATCTCTTTTATTGAGAAATAATCATTGGGATTATCGGATGTCAACAAATCTGGGATGTTTAACAAATTCAGAGCATTGGAGTTATTAGAAAAAGTTTTGAAACACTTATCACATAGATATTCGTTAGTAAAAGTGTTCTGCATAATATCGCACGCCCAATCTTTGATATTGGTATTCTCCTTATATTTATCTTTGTATATAAGTGTTTCTAAAAATGTGTCTTGCAAAAGATGCAAGGCTAAATATCCGTCCTGAGTAAGATTTAATGCAAAATTGTATAGGCTGTCTTGTATTTCCAATAATTTCTTTACAAACAAACTGTGAGCCACTTCCATTTTATAAAAATTTTAAATGTTTACTATAAAAACAAATAAATATGAAAATTGTTCACTATAAATAAAAATTTTTTTGAAAAAAACCTTTTTCTTTTGCTTTAATGGTATTTAAATACTAGAATAACAGTAGTTATAGTAAAATAAAAACAATTTCTATATTATAAACTGGTATTATAATATTTAACTTCATTCTTAATTATAAATTTTCGTAAACCCTTTTATCTCCGCGTTTTACTATATATGCAGGAACTCCAACAACAGTAACATTATCAGGGACATCTTTTATAACAACTGCATTTGCTCCTACTTTAACATTATTCCCGACTTTAACTTTCCCTATAACTTTTGCTCCGCAAGTAATAAGAACATTATCTCCAATAATTGGAGCGTTGATTCCATTATATCCTATGGTTACTTGTTGGTTAACAAAACAATGTTTTCCAATTTTTTTTGCTGCAATAACAGTCGCAAAGCCATGCTGTATAAACAACCCCGGACCGATATCTTCAGTCCAAATATATAGAGTTGGTAATGGAGGAGCAATCTTATGCATTACTGCTGAGAATATTCTAATCCCACCCAACCTATAATAGAATAAGTTTCTGAATTCAGGTTTGTATAACAATAATTTCTTTATAATTTCAGAATACGAGCCTTCCCATTGAAGAATTTCTTTCCAATGGTCTACATCAATTTCTATAATCTCCTTTTTAGAACTTCTTTTATAAAAAAATATGTGAATATTTAATAATAGATTAATCATATTTATAATTCGGCTGCTTTTAAAAATTCTTCAAATGACTTAAATTGTGCTTTGTGATTTTTAACCCATTCATCGTATGCTTTACCTAATTGCCTTTTTATTGGTATTTCAGGATATTTGTCAACTTCATTTCCTGAAACAAATAAAGGAAATTCTTCCCAGAAATCAGATGGAATAGGCATCCTATTATAGCGTTCTTTAATGCTTCTTGCGTATTCAAAAGCCTCTTCAACACAAACGCACACACGTTTTGCGAAATATTCATCTAAAGAGCATATTACTTTTGCAGGGCAACCTGCGGCAACCGAGTTATCAGGGATTTTACCCATAACTACACTATTTATTCCTATAATGCAATTATTGCCTATGTGAGATCCTTTTAATACTGTAACATTTTCTCCAAACCAAACATTTTCTCCTATAAATACTTTGCCTGAAGATGGAATAAATTCTTTATATTTATTTATGAATGTATATGTACAATAATCGTGAGTTAAAACTTTAAACCCGTTATGAAGAAATGTTTTTGATCCTATATGTATTAAAGAAGGTCTGGTAAGATCAATTGATATATTGTTTGTTCCAAAAGGAATAACATCGTCTGCAATATCAACACCTTGTCTTTGAAGATTTTTAATCCATATTGAAGGATTCTCTTTAATAGCAATTTTATTTGCTTCGTTTTTGATTATGTTTCTAATTGCTTTAATATGTCTAATTAATTTATTTGTTATCTCCATATTTATATTAAACAGTTAGTTTTTAAAAATGATATAGATTTTTCTCGTTCTTTTTTTAATTTATATGTGGCATCTTTAAAATCTGGTTTAGTGAAATTGGGAAAATTTGAGTTATTTATTATTCCTCTTTCGTTAAGCCCGACTATATCTAATAGAGATTTAATCCTATCATCATTATCTTTATTCGTATCATTTATAATAGAATAAAATGGTGTTTCTAGATTAATGGAGAAAGCTGTTCCATGAAATGATGTTGTAATCACTAAACTTGCTTTAGTGAATAATGAAATAAATTCCTCAGGACTAATATTGTTTATGTATTCCCAATTTGGATTCTTTTCAAACAAACTTTGGGGTTCTAATACTTTTATTTTATATCCTAATTCAGATTCGTAGTGTTTTATTAAATTTTCGGCATATGGGAATGGATCCCATGCATATGTTAAAACATATACTAATATATATTTATCTTCTTCTAAATTTATACAATTTTTTGCAAACTCAATCCAATCATTTTTGTCTAAAAGTAGAGTAGGATCCAATACGATTTCTGGCTCAATATTTATAATATCTTTTATTATTTGTGCAGCCTTTGTTTCTCTCACAGAGATTGCATTGTATGAATCTAAATTTACCAGCCATTTTTTAGCTTCAATCCCAGTAAAAGTAAATTTACCAAAACTTGAAGCATATGAAATTTTCTTTGCCTTTTTATTTTTAATGAATGAAAAGAAAAAAGATGTATCTCCCTTTAAATAGTCAGTATTCCATACTTGATCACTACCAGTTAGATAAATGTCAAATTTTGGACAAAAATATTTTAGCATTAGCGGAGATGCATATTTCCTTTTACTACGAATTAATTTATTGTATATGAAATATTCAATTTTATTTAACTCTGTATTTTTATTCCCTTTTATACATTTATAAATAAATATTTTGATTCTACTTATAATTTGTTTTAATAGTGGAATATTTTTATGTTTGTAGTTTGGATATACATAATCTATTATTTCGTTATTTATACCAATTTTAAATAAAGTTTGTTGCAAAGCATACGCTTGTAGTACAGACCCAAAATGAATCACTCTGTGCATCGTTAGTATTCCAACTTTCATAGTAGTATCCTTTTTAGTTTATTAATAATAATTTTGGGTAAGTCAATACTGAGAATTATATACTCTTTTATTGTAAGTATATTGCTAAGTTTTAATGGTTTTATTTTTAGTAAAAAATTAACAAATTTATATCCTCTTGGCTTTTTTGCATTATTTTTCATTTGTCCCTGAGTAACGGTCTCATTACTATGTATTATTAATGATGTGTTCTTTAGAGATGATATAAGTTCTCCCCCATTTTCAGTATAGCAAATTAAACCACTTACACCTTTTTCTTCATTTTTATATTCATCGCCCCATAAGTCTCCGATGCGTATATCTGCCATTGAATTGTTTTGTTTGAACTTACACGATTCAATACAGCAATTGGATAATGCATAATGCCCTAAGAAGTATTTATAAAATAAATCTTCGTTTACATTTTTTGAACGATATATTTCTTTGTTGTTTTTATCTACTGCTACAATTCTCCATGAATCATGCCATCCAGTCTTCTTGTCACGCCATTTTATATTAACAATCTCTTTATTATCTTTAATGCCAGTTTCTGAGATATATTTATCCCACATTTTTAATGAAGGGACTCCATGACAAAAGAAATCGACCAAAATAAAATTATCTTCTTTTTTCTTTTTTTGTATCATTAATCTTAATGATGCAATTTGACAAGGTGTGCCAAATACAATGTATTTATCATTAAAATTAATATGTTTAAAAGCTTCTTCTGTGTAACTTGGAATATATTTAGATCCTAATGAGAGTTTTAGTTCTTCTTCTGTTGAACATATATAATGCTCGGCCCTGTGTGAATTAATATTATATTTTACTCCACAAAATTTATATCCGTTTTTTATAGCACTTAATGCTAATTCATAAGCAATTCCTCCTGATGAGGCATTATACCTAATTTCTGAATTATTGCTCCATGAAGCATAAGATTCGTAATTTGAATTATTGCATTTAATATCGCTGTAAAAAGAACAAACAGACAAGCATATTCCACAATTTACACATTTATTATTGTCAATAATCAAAGGAGAATAAAATCCTTTTTTATTTTCAATAATTTTAATTATATCATGAGGGCATGCTGAAGAACAAACTCCGCATCCAAAACAATTTTTTAATATTGATATGTTATTGACTTTATTTAATTTCATAGTTTGCCCTTGATATTATTTATTACATATGTTTGCAAATATAATAATTCCTTGAGTTTAAATATGTATGCTGTTGATATATAATATAATAATCCAATTATTGATCCAACAATAATTTGTATTGTATATGAATCTATTGATTTTGTAATTCCCCAGATTATCCCACCCATGCTTATAGAAAGTATATATGATGGTAAAATATCTTTTAATTGTTGTTTTAATCCTATATTTATAAGTTTCCCCGTATAGTATGTATTTATAAATAGGAATAATATATATGAAATTAAAATTCCTATACACATCCATATTATTCCATATCTTGCAGTAATTATTAAAACTATAACTCCAACAATTTTTTTTGCAATATCTATTTTAAGAAATAAATCGGAACGACCTTTAACTTGTAGTAGATTATTATTTAAAATATGTATTGGATAAAGCATTTTTGCGATACATAAAATTTGTAAATAAGGTACGCACTCTATCCACTTGTTTGTAATTATGATTGTTATTAATGGTTTTGCTAAAGTTGCAACCCAAATCATTATAGGAAAAACTATAAAAGCAGATAAGGCAATTAATTGTCGGTATGTAGCTTGTAATCTGCTATTGTTATCTTGTATTTGGCACAGCAATGGGAATGTTACTCTATGTAACGTGAGGGATATTGTTGTCGCAGGTAAACTAGAATATCCTTCTGCTCTTGTGTAATAACCTAAAGATGAAGCAGAGAATTTTTTAGCAATAACAATAGAGTATAGATTATCATATATTGATGCAATTATACCTGCTATCAATAGCTTTGAACCAAAACCAAATAACTCTTTAAACGATTTCCAAGAATATTCCCATGTAGGTCTCCATTTTCCCCATACCCATAGCAAGATACATCTTACTGCTCCGCCAAATACTCCGGGCCATACAATAGACCATACGCCAAACCCTGTATATGCCATTGTAACTCCTACAACACCAGTAACCAATGCTCCTATAACGGATATTTTGGCTTGAGTTTTAAAGTCCATCTTTATTGTAAAGAGGGCTTGTTGAACAATGCATAATGAGTTAAGTATCAGAGATATTGCGGTAACTTTTATCAAATCTGAGAGGAGTGGAGTATTATAAAAGTCTGCAATTAATGGACCTGAAAAGAATAGAACAAAATATAGTACAAAACCGACAACTATATTAAAATAGAATGTAGTTGAAAGGTCTGCTTGAGTTCTATCGTTTTTCCTAACAAGAGCAGTACTAAATCCACTATTGATAAGAGTTTGTGAAACGGCAGTGAATATGGCTAACATTCCAACCATACCGTAGTCCGAAGGAGTAAGAACACGAGCAAGCAGAACTCCGATGATAAATTGAATACCTTGCAAAGAAAAGTTCTCTGCTAAGCTCCATATCATTCCTTTTAATGTTTTCCCTCTTAACGATTCTGCCATGTCAGTTGTTAGTTACAGCTAATATTCACTGCTTCTGTTATCATCATTACCTCGTTGTCGCTCATTGCGGGGTTAATAGGCAAACTTAAAATCTCTGTTGCACATTTCTCCGCAATAGGTAATTGCAATGTGTTATACTCTTTATAAGCTTCGTGCTTATGTAGAGGAGTAGGGTAGTGTATCATTGTTGGGATTCCTTGCTCCTCTAATTTGTGCATCAGATAGTTCCGTTGTTCTGTCCTAATAACATACTGATGCCATACGCACTCACCATAGTTGCCTAATAAAGGTTTTATTATATTTTTGTTTGTAATATTTTTATCATATATCTCAGCAATCTCTGCTCGGCGTCTGTTCTCTATATCAAGATATTTAAGTTTAACGCTAAGCATAGCTGCCTGAATTTCATCCAATCTGCTATTTACTCCGGCATACTTATGAACATACTTCTCTTCTGAACCATAATTGCCCAATGCTCTCACAACATCTGCCAATTTGTCATCATTTGTTGTTACAGCACCACCATCACCTAAAGCACCAAGATTCTTAACCGGGTAGAAACTTGTTGCAGCGGCATCACCTAATGCTCCACACATATAACTACTTCCTGTGCCTTTAATAGTGCTTTTAGCACCCATTGCCTGAGCATTGTCTTCAACAATCTTAAGATTGTATTTCTGTGCTAAACTCATTAACTCCTCACTCCAACAACACCTTCCATAAAGGTGCACAGGCATAATTGCTTTAGTTCGTGGAGTAATAAGTTTTTCAATACCCGTAATGTCAATATTAAGAGTTCTATCATTAATATCTGCAATAACAGGTTTTAGTCCGCTTTCAATAACCGAAATCATAGAAGCAACAAAGGTATTGGCAGGGAGGATAACCTCATCGCCAATACCCATACTTCCTAACTCTATATATGCTC
Coding sequences within:
- a CDS encoding glycosyltransferase, yielding MNNAPKISIIVPIYNVEEYITECIDSILSQTYKNWELILVDDGSTDNSGNICDEYAIIDKRIKVIHKENGGLSSARNAGIDVAKGEYITFIDSDDVLLKNDIYDKIITIFNNDNSIDIVQYDVIHKWKSTEEYQREYPFKTYCNKQDILEGYLTENIHVSCCDKVFKTEIFKNIRFPLGQISEDIAIIPQIVENTNKLQVSEIGYYGYRYREGSISNSAIPYKKICSILDSYYKYLSYTYNYKDLRSLVIKNYICTMWNYSAMIRRYYTNDICQFYNNNFFIRITFKEWYKCTKNIPFILKFKTFIGCVLGPKYIFKFQTIFTRDN
- a CDS encoding RNA polymerase sigma factor, translated to MSVGEDLFVKRLLEMHDRLFNFAFKFTSDRDCALDLLQDTILKALYNRGRFIENTNLEGWAFTIMKNIFINDYLKVKRFRSLVDSTNDFISLNLLNSSDGYNPDYTYTVKEIKNVIASFPEEYQIPFEMYVEGYKYKDIANDLNIPIGTVKSRIFHIRQNLKIRFKDYL
- a CDS encoding RNA polymerase sigma factor, coding for MEVAHSLFVKKLLEIQDSLYNFALNLTQDGYLALHLLQDTFLETLIYKDKYKENTNIKDWACDIMQNTFTNEYLCDKCFKTFSNNSNALNLLNIPDLLTSDNPNDYFSIKEISNAIALFPKDYRIPFSLYVAGYNYKDIANNLNIPLGTVKSRIFFISRKFKIFRKDYL
- a CDS encoding serine acetyltransferase — translated: MINLLLNIHIFFYKRSSKKEIIEIDVDHWKEILQWEGSYSEIIKKLLLYKPEFRNLFYYRLGGIRIFSAVMHKIAPPLPTLYIWTEDIGPGLFIQHGFATVIAAKKIGKHCFVNQQVTIGYNGINAPIIGDNVLITCGAKVIGKVKVGNNVKVGANAVVIKDVPDNVTVVGVPAYIVKRGDKRVYENL
- a CDS encoding acyltransferase, whose protein sequence is MEITNKLIRHIKAIRNIIKNEANKIAIKENPSIWIKNLQRQGVDIADDVIPFGTNNISIDLTRPSLIHIGSKTFLHNGFKVLTHDYCTYTFINKYKEFIPSSGKVFIGENVWFGENVTVLKGSHIGNNCIIGINSVVMGKIPDNSVAAGCPAKVICSLDEYFAKRVCVCVEEAFEYARSIKERYNRMPIPSDFWEEFPLFVSGNEVDKYPEIPIKRQLGKAYDEWVKNHKAQFKSFEEFLKAAEL
- a CDS encoding polysaccharide pyruvyl transferase family protein; the encoded protein is MKVGILTMHRVIHFGSVLQAYALQQTLFKIGINNEIIDYVYPNYKHKNIPLLKQIISRIKIFIYKCIKGNKNTELNKIEYFIYNKLIRSKRKYASPLMLKYFCPKFDIYLTGSDQVWNTDYLKGDTSFFFSFIKNKKAKKISYASSFGKFTFTGIEAKKWLVNLDSYNAISVRETKAAQIIKDIINIEPEIVLDPTLLLDKNDWIEFAKNCINLEEDKYILVYVLTYAWDPFPYAENLIKHYESELGYKIKVLEPQSLFEKNPNWEYINNISPEEFISLFTKASLVITTSFHGTAFSINLETPFYSIINDTNKDNDDRIKSLLDIVGLNERGIINNSNFPNFTKPDFKDATYKLKKEREKSISFLKTNCLI
- a CDS encoding Coenzyme F420 hydrogenase/dehydrogenase, beta subunit C-terminal domain, coding for MKLNKVNNISILKNCFGCGVCSSACPHDIIKIIENKKGFYSPLIIDNNKCVNCGICLSVCSFYSDIKCNNSNYESYASWSNNSEIRYNASSGGIAYELALSAIKNGYKFCGVKYNINSHRAEHYICSTEEELKLSLGSKYIPSYTEEAFKHINFNDKYIVFGTPCQIASLRLMIQKKKKEDNFILVDFFCHGVPSLKMWDKYISETGIKDNKEIVNIKWRDKKTGWHDSWRIVAVDKNNKEIYRSKNVNEDLFYKYFLGHYALSNCCIESCKFKQNNSMADIRIGDLWGDEYKNEEKGVSGLICYTENGGELISSLKNTSLIIHSNETVTQGQMKNNAKKPRGYKFVNFLLKIKPLKLSNILTIKEYIILSIDLPKIIINKLKRILL
- a CDS encoding lipopolysaccharide biosynthesis protein — translated: MAESLRGKTLKGMIWSLAENFSLQGIQFIIGVLLARVLTPSDYGMVGMLAIFTAVSQTLINSGFSTALVRKNDRTQADLSTTFYFNIVVGFVLYFVLFFSGPLIADFYNTPLLSDLIKVTAISLILNSLCIVQQALFTIKMDFKTQAKISVIGALVTGVVGVTMAYTGFGVWSIVWPGVFGGAVRCILLWVWGKWRPTWEYSWKSFKELFGFGSKLLIAGIIASIYDNLYSIVIAKKFSASSLGYYTRAEGYSSLPATTISLTLHRVTFPLLCQIQDNNSRLQATYRQLIALSAFIVFPIMIWVATLAKPLITIIITNKWIECVPYLQILCIAKMLYPIHILNNNLLQVKGRSDLFLKIDIAKKIVGVIVLIITARYGIIWMCIGILISYILFLFINTYYTGKLINIGLKQQLKDILPSYILSISMGGIIWGITKSIDSYTIQIIVGSIIGLLYYISTAYIFKLKELLYLQTYVINNIKGKL
- a CDS encoding DegT/DnrJ/EryC1/StrS family aminotransferase — its product is MEFLNLKEISEKYRSELKEAAFQVIDSGYYIRGPKTEEFESNLCGYLGCNYAVGTGNGLDALKLIFRAYIELGSMGIGDEVILPANTFVASMISVIESGLKPVIADINDRTLNIDITGIEKLITPRTKAIMPVHLYGRCCWSEELMSLAQKYNLKIVEDNAQAMGAKSTIKGTGSSYMCGALGDAAATSFYPVKNLGALGDGGAVTTNDDKLADVVRALGNYGSEEKYVHKYAGVNSRLDEIQAAMLSVKLKYLDIENRRRAEIAEIYDKNITNKNIIKPLLGNYGECVWHQYVIRTEQRNYLMHKLEEQGIPTMIHYPTPLHKHEAYKEYNTLQLPIAEKCATEILSLPINPAMSDNEVMMITEAVNISCN